In one window of Microbacterium sp. PM5 DNA:
- a CDS encoding beta-galactosidase: MATQAREYRWVRDGATGARRIRYGADYNPEQWSRDVWAEDMRLMREAGVNVVSLAIFSWALLEPRPGEYDFAWLDEVIDLLHENGIDVDLATATASPPAWLSQRHPEILPQTEDGTVLWPGARQHWRPTSPVFREHALRLVRALAERYGDHPAIIAWHISNELGCHNIYDYSDDAARAFRAWLRQRYGTLDALNDAWGTAFWSQHYTEWDQILPPRTAPTHRNPGQRLDFERFSSDAVRDHLRAEAAVLAEVTPDIPFTTNFMVAQNVRDIDYPSWAGDVDFVSNDHYLRPGEVGRDDLSFWANLTGNIAEGRPWFLMEHAPSAINWREVNPPKRPGVLLRDALTHVGHGADAVCFFQWRQSRAGGERYHSGMVPHAGEHSRVFRDIVALGARLQELSEVTGSHRERARVAVVFDYESWWVSGRDSHPTDAIRYDDETLAWYRALLDLGVRTDVVPVSASLDDYEVVIAPMLHVVPDALRTRLETVVRSGRHLVTTYFSGIVDEHDRVWLGGYPGALREVLGVTVEEFVPLLPEEEAVLASGARAPHWSERIARVGADVEVLDTYAAGDLAGMPAVTRRRAGDGSATYVSADLGREGARALLERLAGDIDALAADPLAAGGRLEVIVREDATNRYVFLVNRTDEEVVVDAGDGLRVAPRGVEVLTLPVGASDEAAVAAAHGRMGS, encoded by the coding sequence ATGGCAACGCAGGCACGGGAGTATCGCTGGGTCCGAGACGGCGCGACGGGGGCGCGGCGCATACGCTACGGCGCCGACTACAACCCCGAGCAGTGGTCGCGCGACGTCTGGGCAGAGGACATGCGTCTGATGCGCGAGGCCGGAGTGAACGTCGTGTCACTCGCGATCTTCTCGTGGGCGCTCCTGGAGCCGCGTCCGGGCGAGTACGACTTCGCCTGGCTCGACGAGGTCATCGATCTGCTGCACGAGAACGGCATCGACGTCGACCTTGCCACGGCGACGGCGTCGCCTCCTGCCTGGCTGTCGCAGCGGCATCCCGAGATCCTCCCGCAGACCGAGGACGGCACCGTGCTGTGGCCGGGTGCGCGTCAGCACTGGCGGCCCACCTCGCCCGTGTTCCGCGAGCACGCGCTGCGACTGGTGCGCGCCCTCGCAGAGCGCTACGGCGATCACCCTGCGATCATCGCCTGGCACATCTCGAACGAACTGGGCTGCCACAACATCTACGACTACTCCGACGACGCCGCCCGGGCCTTCCGTGCGTGGCTGCGGCAGCGTTACGGCACGCTCGACGCGCTCAACGATGCCTGGGGAACGGCCTTCTGGTCGCAGCACTACACCGAGTGGGATCAGATCCTGCCGCCGCGCACCGCGCCCACGCACCGCAACCCCGGCCAGCGGCTCGACTTCGAGCGGTTCTCGTCGGACGCGGTGCGCGATCACCTGCGCGCCGAGGCCGCCGTGCTCGCCGAGGTGACGCCCGACATCCCGTTCACGACGAACTTCATGGTCGCGCAGAACGTTCGGGACATCGACTACCCCTCGTGGGCCGGGGATGTCGACTTCGTCTCCAACGACCACTACCTGCGGCCTGGCGAGGTCGGCCGTGATGACCTCTCCTTCTGGGCGAATCTCACCGGCAACATCGCCGAGGGGCGGCCCTGGTTCCTGATGGAGCACGCGCCGAGTGCGATCAACTGGCGCGAGGTGAACCCGCCCAAGCGGCCGGGCGTGCTGCTGCGCGACGCGCTGACCCACGTCGGGCACGGGGCGGATGCGGTGTGCTTCTTCCAGTGGCGCCAGTCCCGCGCCGGCGGCGAGCGGTACCACTCGGGCATGGTGCCGCACGCCGGCGAGCACAGCCGTGTGTTCCGTGACATCGTGGCGCTCGGTGCACGGCTGCAGGAACTGTCGGAGGTCACCGGCTCGCACCGGGAGCGTGCACGCGTCGCGGTCGTCTTCGACTACGAGTCCTGGTGGGTCAGCGGGCGCGACTCGCACCCCACCGACGCGATCCGCTACGACGACGAGACGCTGGCCTGGTATCGCGCGCTGCTGGACCTCGGCGTGCGCACCGACGTCGTTCCCGTCTCGGCATCCCTCGACGACTACGAGGTCGTCATCGCGCCGATGCTGCACGTCGTGCCCGACGCGTTGCGCACCCGGCTGGAGACCGTCGTGCGCAGCGGCCGCCATCTCGTGACGACGTACTTCTCCGGAATCGTCGACGAGCACGACCGGGTCTGGCTGGGCGGCTACCCCGGCGCGCTTCGCGAGGTGCTCGGCGTGACGGTCGAAGAGTTCGTGCCGCTTCTGCCCGAGGAGGAGGCCGTGCTCGCCTCCGGGGCACGGGCGCCGCACTGGAGCGAGCGGATCGCCCGCGTCGGCGCCGACGTCGAGGTGCTGGACACCTATGCGGCCGGCGACCTCGCCGGGATGCCCGCCGTCACCCGTCGCCGGGCCGGCGACGGGTCGGCGACCTACGTCTCCGCCGACCTCGGTCGGGAGGGCGCCCGCGCCCTGCTCGAGCGTCTCGCCGGTGACATCGACGCACTCGCGGCCGACCCGCTCGCGGCCGGAGGTCGGCTCGAGGTGATCGTCCGCGAGGACGCGACGAACCGGTATGTGTTCCTCGTCAACCGCACCGACGAGGAGGTCGTCGTCGACGCCGGAGACGGTCTGCGCGTCGCCCCGCGCGGCGTGGAGGTGCTGACTCTTCCCGTCGGTGCGTCCGACGAGGCGGCCGTCGCGGCTGCGCACGGCAGGATGGGCTCATGA